Sequence from the Mycobacteriales bacterium genome:
ACGAGCAGGCCTACGCCGAGCGGCGGGTCGTGCTCACCCCCGCCGGGAACGGCATGGCCGAACTGTGGGCGCTGCTACGCGCCGCCGACGCCACCGCCCTCTACCACCGCCTCACCACCATCGCGAAGAAAACCGCGGACGGCCGGTCGATGGACGCCCGCCGCGCCGACGCGCTGGCCGACCTCGCCCACACCCGCGGACCCGGCCAGCCGGCGCCCGCCCTGATACAGGTCACCGTCGCCGCCACCACCCT
This genomic interval carries:
- a CDS encoding DUF222 domain-containing protein, with translation MQDRVLPRAPTQTLGQLRAALARAVIAADPAGAQHRHEQAYAERRVVLTPAGNGMAELWALLRAADATALYHRLTTIAKKTADGRSMDARRADALADLAHTRGPGQPAPALIQVTVAATTL